A stretch of DNA from Saccharospirillum mangrovi:
TTACCGCCTCGCCGGTCGCGTTCGGCATTTTGCAGTGGGGCGGCGCGGCTTATCTGATCTGGCTGGGCATTCAGGGCTTGCGCGCCAAGCCGGGTGAAGTGACTGAATCGGAGCACGGCTCGACACGCGCCAGCGCCGCTCGTGACGGTTTTCTGGTGGTGTTTCTGAACCCGAAAATTGCCGTCTTCTTCCTGGCGTTGTTCAGTCAGGTCGTCGGTGTCGATACGTCTTTTGTTGCCAAACTGAGTTACGCCGCCACCGCCATGGTGATCGACGGCGCCTGGTATCTGCTGGTGGTCTGGCTGTTTTCCAACCCGCGTTGGCTCGATGGTTTGCGCCGCAGCAGCGTCTGGCTGGAACGGGTGTTTGGCGGCATTTTGATCGCTTTGGCCGGGCGATTGGTCATTGGCATTTTACGCACTTAACTGCGGCAAGCGGGCCTGCAACGCCCGCAACAAAGCCT
This window harbors:
- a CDS encoding LysE family translocator, translated to MTWATWLTVVGICVLGAMSPGPSLAVVLRHTLTGGRRNGVTVALLHGLGVGFYALLSIIGLAAVITASPVAFGILQWGGAAYLIWLGIQGLRAKPGEVTESEHGSTRASAARDGFLVVFLNPKIAVFFLALFSQVVGVDTSFVAKLSYAATAMVIDGAWYLLVVWLFSNPRWLDGLRRSSVWLERVFGGILIALAGRLVIGILRT